From the Desulfovibrio sp. JC010 genome, one window contains:
- the kdsB gene encoding 3-deoxy-manno-octulosonate cytidylyltransferase, which translates to MSITYGCYGIIPARYDSSRFPGKPLADICGKPMFWHVWNRASKCPEMDKVVLATDSEVIMEAAQKHGVPAVMTRSDHSTGTDRVLEAARKLDLPSDSVVVNIQGDEPCLEPAMISELVSPFAKDGVRVTTLAASISAQEAQSPDRVKVALAKDGRALYFSRSPIPFSHQGDGDYLLHIGLYGFRMETLETFAGTDASPLEKRERLEQLRLLENGIPIHVTITEHSCHGVDRPEDLDTAIKILEREKI; encoded by the coding sequence ATGAGTATAACTTACGGTTGTTATGGAATAATTCCCGCTAGATATGACTCTAGCCGCTTTCCGGGCAAACCCCTGGCAGATATCTGCGGCAAGCCCATGTTCTGGCATGTCTGGAACCGCGCTTCAAAATGCCCGGAGATGGACAAGGTTGTGCTGGCTACGGACAGCGAAGTCATCATGGAAGCGGCGCAGAAACACGGTGTCCCGGCAGTAATGACCAGATCCGACCACAGCACCGGAACAGACCGGGTGCTGGAGGCGGCCCGCAAGCTTGATTTGCCCTCTGATTCCGTAGTGGTCAATATTCAGGGCGATGAACCCTGCCTTGAGCCGGCAATGATCAGCGAACTGGTCTCGCCCTTTGCCAAAGACGGGGTCCGGGTGACCACACTGGCCGCTTCAATCAGTGCACAGGAAGCCCAAAGTCCGGACCGGGTAAAAGTAGCACTTGCAAAAGATGGCCGGGCGTTATACTTTTCCCGCTCACCCATTCCATTTTCCCATCAGGGTGACGGGGATTACCTTCTACATATCGGCCTTTACGGTTTCCGCATGGAAACCCTTGAAACCTTTGCCGGCACGGACGCTTCGCCTCTGGAAAAAAGAGAGCGGCTGGAACAGCTCCGACTGCTGGAAAACGGAATACCCATCCATGTCACCATCACCGAGCACTCCTGCCACGGGGTGGACCGTCCCGAAGACCTGGATACAGCCATTAAGATTCTTGAGAGG
- a CDS encoding phosphohydrolase: MNKTSLIKTPDKPTPGYPPMESTLIPPMPVTIDPAWGVPSAEQCIAWWDDYQMFENIKAHSMLVAKVAVQASTLAAEAGIDVDIPTIQASALLHDIAKSYCILHSGNHSQIGAAWAMQLTGNPAIAMGVLHHVFWPFEPEADKYFLPLVISYADKRVMHDSFTTLEKRFNDLKVRYGKTEKIKQRIHKTFEQALVLEDRLGKLIGVDLNACSLDCGRLV, translated from the coding sequence ATGAATAAAACCAGCTTGATAAAAACCCCGGACAAACCCACCCCCGGTTACCCGCCCATGGAGTCCACCCTGATTCCACCTATGCCTGTAACTATTGATCCGGCATGGGGTGTCCCTTCCGCCGAGCAATGCATCGCGTGGTGGGATGATTACCAGATGTTTGAAAACATCAAAGCCCACAGCATGCTGGTGGCCAAAGTGGCGGTTCAGGCTTCCACACTTGCTGCGGAAGCCGGGATAGATGTTGATATACCCACCATTCAGGCTTCGGCCCTTCTGCATGACATTGCCAAAAGCTACTGCATTCTCCACAGCGGCAACCACAGCCAGATAGGTGCCGCATGGGCCATGCAGCTGACCGGAAATCCGGCCATTGCCATGGGCGTGCTGCATCACGTATTCTGGCCCTTCGAGCCTGAGGCTGACAAATATTTCCTTCCGTTGGTAATAAGTTACGCCGACAAACGCGTGATGCATGACTCATTCACCACACTTGAAAAAAGATTCAATGATTTGAAGGTCCGCTACGGCAAGACCGAAAAAATCAAACAAAGAATTCATAAAACATTCGAGCAGGCCCTCGTCCTTGAGGACAGACTCGGCAAACTTATCGGAGTTGATCTGAATGCATGTTCTCTTGATTGCGGGCGGCTGGTCTGA
- a CDS encoding D-alanine--D-alanine ligase — MHVLLIAGGWSDEREVSLSGAKGIEKALLELGHDVEFVDPAKDFKNILLLAEHADFAFINLHGSPGEDGLIQAMLNQVNCPYQGAKPESSFLTLNKGATKTVFDHHGIRTPKWELVCPAEGCKGLEELEVPVFIKPNNGGSSLGMTFARTQEELEKGIETVFSLGDSALVEEYIEGVEVTCGILDGEPLPLIMINPPENAEFFDYHSKYALDGAEEICPAPIAPELTEQIQQITAKVHKLLGLSDYSRADFIISEGVPYLLEVNTLPGMTPTSLVPQAAQEAGYPFNELIAKLIELGQKKRK, encoded by the coding sequence ATGCATGTTCTCTTGATTGCGGGCGGCTGGTCTGATGAACGCGAAGTGTCCCTGAGCGGTGCAAAAGGTATCGAAAAAGCACTGCTGGAACTCGGACATGATGTTGAATTTGTTGACCCTGCAAAAGACTTCAAAAACATTCTGCTTCTTGCTGAACATGCTGATTTCGCCTTCATCAACCTGCACGGTTCTCCGGGCGAGGACGGCCTGATTCAGGCCATGTTAAATCAGGTCAATTGTCCCTATCAGGGCGCAAAACCGGAAAGCTCTTTCCTGACCCTGAACAAAGGGGCCACCAAAACCGTTTTTGACCACCACGGAATCCGCACCCCGAAATGGGAGCTGGTCTGCCCTGCCGAAGGCTGCAAGGGACTGGAAGAACTAGAAGTTCCGGTTTTCATCAAGCCCAACAACGGCGGTTCCAGTCTGGGTATGACCTTTGCCCGTACTCAGGAGGAGCTTGAAAAAGGAATCGAGACTGTATTCAGCCTCGGCGACAGTGCTCTTGTGGAAGAATATATCGAAGGCGTGGAAGTCACCTGCGGTATTCTCGACGGTGAGCCGCTGCCCCTGATCATGATCAATCCGCCCGAAAATGCCGAATTCTTTGATTATCACAGCAAATACGCCCTTGACGGGGCGGAAGAGATATGCCCCGCCCCCATCGCCCCGGAACTGACTGAACAGATTCAGCAGATCACGGCCAAAGTCCACAAGCTGCTGGGCTTAAGCGATTACAGCAGGGCTGATTTCATAATTTCTGAAGGAGTCCCCTACCTGCTGGAAGTTAACACACTCCCCGGCATGACTCCCACAAGCCTTGTCCCGCAAGCCGCTCAGGAGGCAGGCTATCCATTCAACGAGTTGATCGCAAAACTCATTGAACTGGGACAAAAAAAGCGGAAGTAA
- the lpxB gene encoding lipid-A-disaccharide synthase → MNIKNNSIWINAGEASGDMHAARLAKELMVRDPGLKVMGMGGSAMEKAGCNIRYPMQLISLVGLTEVLPKLPRLLKLFGQIEDILKAERPKAIILIDCPDFNFRLVKIARKLDIPVYYYITPQIWAWRQGRAKFLQKHVRKILCILPFEQQFFKDRGVDAQYVGHPLLDLMPLDELDAIDPDPNLVGILPGSRSKEISSLLPEFAQAAERLLKDFPELKFSIARAPGVKEEKLRNFWPEHIPVTINQPENRYRLMRNSNVIMAASGTATLECALIGTPTLVAYKMSPISGFLAKKILNIKYVSLANIIPDKSILPEYLLENATADNFYKQIRQWVGFPESAQNVRAELKELREMIGEPGVAARTAETILQDLKSL, encoded by the coding sequence ATGAACATTAAAAATAACAGCATCTGGATCAACGCGGGCGAAGCTTCCGGCGACATGCACGCAGCGAGGCTCGCTAAAGAGCTCATGGTACGCGACCCCGGCCTGAAGGTCATGGGCATGGGCGGATCGGCCATGGAAAAAGCAGGCTGCAACATCCGCTACCCCATGCAGCTGATTTCGCTGGTGGGTTTGACCGAAGTACTGCCCAAGCTGCCCCGACTGCTCAAGCTCTTCGGCCAGATCGAAGACATCCTTAAAGCGGAACGCCCCAAGGCCATCATCCTCATAGACTGCCCGGACTTCAACTTCCGGCTGGTCAAGATCGCCCGTAAGCTGGATATTCCGGTCTACTATTACATCACTCCCCAAATCTGGGCATGGCGGCAGGGCCGGGCAAAATTCCTGCAAAAACATGTGCGCAAAATCCTGTGCATCCTGCCATTTGAGCAGCAGTTTTTCAAAGATCGCGGGGTGGACGCCCAGTACGTGGGCCATCCCCTGCTGGATCTCATGCCCCTTGATGAACTTGACGCAATCGACCCGGACCCCAATCTGGTGGGCATTCTGCCGGGCAGCCGCAGCAAGGAAATTTCATCCCTGCTGCCCGAATTCGCACAGGCAGCCGAGCGGCTCTTAAAAGATTTCCCGGAACTTAAATTTTCCATTGCCCGCGCACCGGGAGTAAAAGAAGAAAAACTGCGCAACTTCTGGCCGGAGCACATTCCGGTAACCATCAACCAGCCTGAAAACAGATACCGCCTCATGCGCAACTCCAATGTGATCATGGCCGCTTCCGGCACTGCGACCCTGGAATGCGCCCTCATCGGCACCCCTACTCTGGTGGCCTACAAGATGTCTCCCATAAGCGGCTTTCTGGCAAAAAAAATCCTCAACATAAAGTATGTCAGCCTTGCCAATATTATCCCGGATAAATCCATCCTCCCGGAATACCTGCTGGAAAACGCCACTGCGGATAACTTTTACAAACAGATCCGTCAGTGGGTGGGCTTCCCTGAATCAGCACAGAATGTTAGAGCGGAGTTAAAAGAGTTGCGTGAAATGATCGGCGAACCAGGCGTGGCCGCACGCACCGCCGAGACGATTCTACAGGACCTTAAAAGCCTGTAG
- a CDS encoding A24 family peptidase: MHLISINIFHIAAAALIGAVLGSFYGCAVLRYINGQTLTNPRRSTCPQCGHTIRWFENIPLISYLLLRGRCSSCKQKISPMYAVIELVSMAWAVLLMLTFGPSVEWLIYMFFGGLMIVASFIDLRTFILPDIITIPGSIAAVPCAALFTPVGWEGALLGAGIGGGLFWSLRLLYRGLKDVEGLGLGDVKIMFMIGALAGPQNLPLVITVSAFTGLLAGLIMMVVDKDQEYGSMIPFGPFLALGSMLTILYADPFWNWYLI; this comes from the coding sequence ATGCATCTGATTTCCATAAATATATTTCATATTGCCGCCGCAGCCCTCATCGGAGCGGTTCTGGGGAGTTTTTACGGCTGCGCGGTGTTGCGCTACATCAACGGTCAGACCCTGACCAATCCGCGCCGTTCCACCTGCCCCCAATGCGGTCATACCATCCGCTGGTTTGAAAACATCCCGCTTATCAGCTACCTGCTGCTGCGCGGCAGATGCTCATCCTGCAAACAGAAAATCAGCCCCATGTACGCTGTAATTGAGCTTGTTTCCATGGCCTGGGCGGTGCTGCTAATGCTCACCTTCGGCCCTTCGGTGGAATGGCTGATCTACATGTTTTTCGGCGGGCTGATGATCGTGGCCTCATTTATTGACCTGCGCACCTTCATCCTTCCGGACATCATCACCATTCCCGGTTCAATCGCAGCTGTCCCCTGCGCGGCCCTGTTTACTCCTGTGGGCTGGGAAGGGGCATTGCTTGGTGCTGGAATCGGCGGAGGGCTGTTCTGGTCCCTGCGCCTACTCTACCGGGGGCTCAAGGACGTGGAAGGATTGGGACTGGGGGATGTTAAAATCATGTTCATGATCGGCGCGCTGGCCGGGCCGCAGAACCTGCCGCTGGTGATCACGGTTTCGGCCTTCACCGGACTGCTGGCAGGCTTAATCATGATGGTGGTGGATAAGGATCAGGAATACGGTTCAATGATCCCCTTCGGGCCGTTTCTGGCTCTGGGGTCCATGCTGACCATTTTATACGCCGATCCGTTCTGGAACTGGTATTTAATTTAA
- a CDS encoding 3-deoxy-D-manno-octulosonic acid transferase, whose amino-acid sequence MSVSLKLKAVSFLYGLGWKAAIPFLKKNDRLREGFDRRTLKHSLPPRADVWIQAASAGEAKIASRIMENISMAGPTKFLLTTNTAQGMSEIERTAYRLSPNPRNVSAATTYFPFDSPEIARKALEAVRPKLVVLIETEIWPGFLSACKELGVKVIIVNGRMTTKSLAGYMALPEFFRSVAPQEILAISEDDATRFKTLFEIEKVSTMPNVKFDSTGTAAAVPYTANPLSSIFRPKTPFIILGSVRKEEESQVLKLAEGLKKERPKTVIGLFPRHMHRIEAWKKMLEDAGLPWVLRSEIESTVPFGHVVLWDVFGEMQSAFSLARAAFIGGSLAPVGGQNFLEPLMHGVTPVIGPYWSNFTWIGEEIFEKKLARQEQDWQGVLQGLLDISKKAFKPEKVKKDFEKYLADMRGGTDAVCEAIKRNI is encoded by the coding sequence ATGTCAGTATCGCTCAAACTCAAAGCTGTATCTTTTCTTTACGGTCTCGGCTGGAAGGCCGCCATCCCTTTTCTCAAGAAAAATGACAGGTTAAGGGAAGGATTCGACCGCAGAACCCTCAAACACAGCCTGCCGCCCCGTGCGGATGTCTGGATTCAGGCCGCTTCAGCCGGTGAAGCCAAGATAGCTTCCCGAATCATGGAAAATATCTCCATGGCCGGCCCGACCAAATTCCTGCTGACCACCAATACAGCGCAGGGAATGTCCGAGATAGAACGGACTGCATACAGACTGAGCCCCAATCCGCGCAATGTTTCCGCTGCCACAACCTATTTTCCCTTTGACAGCCCGGAGATCGCCCGCAAGGCCCTTGAAGCTGTGCGCCCCAAGCTGGTAGTGCTCATCGAGACTGAAATCTGGCCCGGCTTCCTTTCCGCCTGCAAAGAGCTCGGCGTAAAAGTGATCATTGTCAACGGACGCATGACCACCAAGAGCCTTGCCGGATACATGGCCCTGCCGGAATTTTTCCGTTCCGTGGCTCCGCAGGAAATCCTCGCCATTTCCGAAGACGATGCCACCCGCTTCAAGACCCTTTTTGAGATCGAAAAAGTCTCAACCATGCCCAATGTCAAGTTTGACAGCACCGGAACAGCAGCGGCAGTGCCCTACACCGCCAACCCGCTTTCCTCCATCTTCCGCCCCAAGACCCCGTTCATCATTCTCGGCTCGGTGCGCAAGGAGGAGGAATCACAGGTGCTCAAGCTGGCTGAGGGACTGAAAAAAGAACGCCCCAAGACCGTGATCGGTCTTTTCCCGCGCCACATGCACCGTATTGAGGCATGGAAGAAGATGCTTGAAGACGCAGGTCTGCCGTGGGTGCTGCGCTCAGAAATAGAGAGCACCGTACCCTTTGGCCATGTGGTTCTCTGGGATGTGTTCGGTGAAATGCAGTCCGCGTTCTCCCTTGCCCGTGCGGCCTTCATCGGCGGATCGCTGGCCCCGGTGGGCGGACAGAATTTCCTTGAGCCGCTCATGCACGGCGTGACCCCGGTCATCGGACCCTACTGGTCCAATTTCACATGGATCGGCGAAGAAATTTTCGAAAAGAAACTGGCCCGTCAGGAACAGGATTGGCAGGGAGTGCTTCAAGGCCTCCTTGACATCAGCAAAAAAGCCTTCAAGCCTGAAAAGGTCAAAAAAGATTTCGAAAAATATCTCGCAGACATGCGCGGCGGAACTGACGCTGTTTGCGAAGCTATTAAAAGGAACATTTAA
- a CDS encoding TusE/DsrC/DsvC family sulfur relay protein → MAIVEFMGKSFDVDEDGFLLKFEDWCPEWVDFCKESEGIKELNEEHQKVIDFLQDYYKKNGIAPMVRILSKVTGFKLKHIYELFPSGPGKGACKMAGLPKPTGCV, encoded by the coding sequence ATGGCAATCGTTGAATTCATGGGAAAAAGCTTTGACGTAGACGAAGACGGTTTCCTGCTCAAGTTCGAAGACTGGTGCCCCGAGTGGGTTGATTTCTGTAAAGAAAGCGAAGGCATCAAAGAACTGAACGAAGAGCACCAGAAAGTTATCGACTTCTTGCAGGACTACTACAAGAAGAACGGTATCGCACCCATGGTCCGTATCCTTTCCAAGGTTACCGGATTCAAACTCAAGCACATTTATGAGCTGTTCCCCTCCGGTCCCGGTAAGGGAGCTTGTAAAATGGCTGGTCTGCCCAAGCCTACCGGCTGCGTATAG